A DNA window from Pedobacter africanus contains the following coding sequences:
- a CDS encoding c-type cytochrome, with protein sequence MNKTLFFSGCLALGIFTTGAAKSQTADPKKDIEAGKALIAKSDCFACHKPDGKLVGPSYTEIAKKYTATDANVTLLSGKVIKGGSGNWGQIPMAAHPKVSQPDAKKMVKYILSHSSAKK encoded by the coding sequence ATGAACAAGACCTTATTTTTTTCAGGCTGCCTGGCACTGGGTATATTTACTACAGGAGCAGCCAAGAGTCAAACTGCTGACCCTAAAAAAGACATTGAAGCAGGAAAAGCATTGATTGCGAAATCAGATTGTTTTGCATGTCATAAACCAGATGGCAAACTGGTTGGCCCATCCTATACGGAGATTGCAAAAAAATACACTGCCACAGATGCAAATGTTACACTCTTATCGGGAAAGGTAATAAAGGGCGGTAGTGGTAACTGGGGGCAGATCCCTATGGCCGCACATCCAAAAGTTTCGCAACCGGATGCAAAAAAAATGGTGAAATATATTTTGTCCCATTCTTCGGCAAAAAAATAA
- a CDS encoding sialate O-acetylesterase, producing the protein MRFVFLLFLVSLCCVFNSLGQQSPDKADPDFHLYLLIGQSNMAGRGKIDSDGKQINPRILMLNKNGDWVMATDPLHFDRPAMVGVGPGLSFAQHMLGKNKKIRIGLIPCAVGGSSIEVWQAGKEYLKDHPYDDAIKRAKIAMQYGVLKGIVWHQGEADSNEEKAGRYIANLKKLIADLRKDLLASDVPFVAGELGQYRENYKLINAVLKDLADEVPNSGLATSEGLVHKGDGTHLDTPSARELGKRFAVVMLRLQKNRKK; encoded by the coding sequence ATGAGATTTGTGTTCCTTTTATTTCTTGTTTCGCTCTGCTGTGTTTTTAACAGCCTTGGCCAGCAAAGTCCGGACAAGGCTGATCCTGATTTTCATTTATATCTGCTTATTGGGCAGTCTAATATGGCAGGCAGAGGGAAAATAGATAGCGATGGTAAGCAAATCAACCCGAGGATACTGATGTTAAACAAAAACGGGGATTGGGTTATGGCTACGGATCCACTTCATTTTGATCGACCTGCTATGGTAGGTGTTGGCCCTGGCCTGAGTTTTGCCCAGCATATGCTTGGTAAAAACAAAAAGATAAGAATAGGCTTAATTCCATGTGCAGTAGGAGGTTCTTCAATTGAGGTATGGCAGGCAGGGAAGGAATATTTAAAAGACCACCCTTACGATGATGCCATAAAAAGGGCTAAGATTGCAATGCAATATGGGGTGCTTAAAGGTATTGTATGGCACCAGGGAGAAGCAGATAGCAATGAAGAAAAGGCGGGACGTTACATTGCGAACCTGAAAAAGCTGATTGCCGACCTTAGAAAGGACCTGCTGGCTTCTGATGTACCGTTTGTAGCCGGGGAACTGGGACAGTATCGTGAAAATTACAAACTCATAAATGCGGTACTGAAAGATTTAGCAGATGAAGTGCCAAATTCCGGACTTGCTACATCTGAAGGATTGGTGCATAAAGGAGATGGTACGCATCTGGATACCCCCTCAGCAAGGGAATTGGGAAAACGTTTTGCTGTTGTTATGCTTAGGTTGCAGAAGAATCGGAAAAAATAA
- a CDS encoding Gfo/Idh/MocA family protein, translated as MAALAGTGFGVAGSFESLFAKSSILAGKRVGIIGLDTSHAVAFTKTLNAADAPAEYAGYKVVAAYPKGSNDIKTSVERIPGYTEDVKKLGVEIVGSIADLLKKTDVILLETNDGRLHLEQALQVFKARKPMFIDKPMAASLADTHAIFTAAKKYNSPVFSSSSLRYMDGISDVIEGKIGKVLGAETYSPAKYEKTHPDLFWYGIHGVEMLFAVMGPGCRTVTRVHTEDTDVVVGVWNDGRVGTFRGTRNGKSDYGARVFGEKKNVTLGEFKGYNPLLQQIVKFFETGQAPVRPEETIEIAAFMEAADESKVKGGCPVSMTGLLNKAK; from the coding sequence ATGGCAGCATTAGCAGGCACAGGGTTTGGTGTTGCAGGTAGTTTTGAATCGCTATTTGCAAAATCAAGCATATTGGCAGGAAAAAGGGTAGGAATTATAGGGCTGGATACCTCACATGCCGTAGCTTTTACCAAGACCCTGAATGCGGCAGATGCACCAGCCGAGTACGCTGGTTATAAAGTGGTGGCAGCTTACCCGAAAGGGAGTAATGACATCAAAACCAGTGTAGAGAGGATTCCGGGGTACACGGAGGATGTAAAAAAACTCGGCGTTGAAATTGTCGGTTCGATTGCCGACCTGCTGAAGAAGACCGATGTCATATTGCTGGAAACAAATGATGGGCGCCTCCATCTGGAACAAGCTTTGCAGGTGTTTAAGGCGCGTAAACCTATGTTTATAGACAAGCCAATGGCCGCTTCGCTGGCGGATACCCATGCTATATTTACAGCCGCAAAAAAATACAATTCCCCTGTATTCTCTTCCTCTTCTTTAAGGTATATGGATGGTATATCAGACGTAATAGAAGGTAAAATCGGAAAAGTACTTGGTGCTGAAACTTATAGTCCAGCCAAATATGAAAAAACACACCCGGACCTGTTCTGGTACGGCATACATGGTGTAGAAATGTTGTTTGCGGTAATGGGACCAGGCTGTAGAACGGTGACCAGGGTGCACACTGAGGATACCGATGTTGTGGTTGGGGTATGGAACGACGGCCGCGTCGGTACTTTCAGAGGTACACGTAATGGCAAAAGTGATTACGGTGCCAGGGTATTTGGTGAAAAGAAAAACGTTACCCTTGGTGAATTTAAAGGTTATAACCCCTTGCTTCAGCAAATCGTTAAATTTTTTGAAACAGGACAGGCCCCTGTACGGCCGGAAGAGACCATAGAAATTGCTGCTTTTATGGAAGCTGCTGATGAAAGCAAAGTAAAGGGTGGTTGTCCGGTAAGCATGACGGGATTGTTAAACAAGGCTAAATAA
- a CDS encoding Gfo/Idh/MocA family protein translates to MDKSGDKNRRHFIKNAVTGAAALSLGGVLPGFSAKSYASILGANDKINVAMMGVNARGLALAGNFSLQPGCVVTYICDVDSRAADKCIAQVEKNQSRRPKSEPDFRKALEYKDVDALVVAAPDHWHAPAAILASKAGKHVYLEKPCSHNPAEGELLLAAANKYKNVIQMGNQRRSWPNIVAAIKELHGGAIGRPYFAKTWYTNNRPSIGKGKETAVPSWLNFDLWQGPAPRTAYKDNILHYNWHWFWHWGTGEALNNGTHMVDIARWGLGVDYPTKVTSSGGRYRYQDDWQTPDTQVISLEFGNKGAITWEGRSCNGRNVEGASVGVIFYGENGSLQIDGTNGYVIYDLNNKLVKEVKNDVKVDARSLTNPSQALDALHINNFFDAIKKGTSLNSDILSGHQSTLLVQLGNIAQRTGTALDIDPKNGHILNNSAAMQYWRRTYQKGWEPTI, encoded by the coding sequence ATGGATAAATCAGGAGACAAAAACCGTCGTCATTTTATAAAAAATGCAGTCACTGGGGCGGCCGCACTATCCTTAGGTGGTGTACTACCCGGGTTTAGTGCCAAAAGCTATGCAAGTATATTAGGGGCAAATGATAAGATTAACGTAGCCATGATGGGGGTGAATGCGAGAGGGCTTGCCCTGGCAGGTAACTTTTCACTGCAGCCCGGCTGCGTGGTAACCTATATCTGTGATGTGGACAGTCGTGCTGCTGATAAATGCATTGCTCAGGTAGAAAAGAACCAGAGCAGGAGACCGAAATCAGAGCCGGATTTTAGAAAGGCCCTGGAATATAAAGATGTTGATGCTTTGGTTGTAGCTGCTCCTGATCATTGGCATGCGCCCGCCGCAATACTGGCTTCGAAAGCAGGTAAACATGTTTACCTGGAAAAGCCCTGCAGCCACAATCCTGCAGAGGGAGAACTGCTGCTGGCAGCAGCCAATAAATATAAAAATGTAATTCAGATGGGCAATCAGCGCCGCTCATGGCCAAATATTGTTGCCGCCATCAAGGAACTCCATGGTGGAGCAATAGGCCGGCCTTATTTTGCAAAGACCTGGTATACCAACAATAGGCCTTCAATTGGTAAAGGTAAAGAAACAGCTGTGCCATCCTGGTTAAATTTTGATTTGTGGCAAGGACCGGCGCCCCGCACGGCTTATAAAGATAATATTTTACATTACAACTGGCATTGGTTCTGGCATTGGGGAACAGGTGAAGCCCTAAACAACGGAACGCATATGGTGGATATCGCCAGATGGGGACTAGGTGTGGATTATCCTACAAAAGTGACTTCATCAGGAGGCCGTTACCGGTATCAGGATGATTGGCAAACACCCGATACCCAGGTTATAAGCCTGGAATTTGGTAATAAAGGCGCGATTACCTGGGAGGGAAGGAGTTGCAACGGCCGGAATGTAGAAGGTGCCAGTGTTGGTGTTATCTTTTATGGAGAAAACGGCTCCTTGCAAATCGATGGTACAAACGGATACGTCATTTATGATTTAAACAATAAGCTGGTGAAAGAGGTTAAAAATGATGTTAAAGTTGATGCACGAAGTTTAACTAACCCCTCACAGGCTTTAGATGCCTTGCATATCAATAATTTCTTTGATGCAATAAAAAAAGGGACCAGTTTAAATTCGGATATTTTGAGCGGACACCAAAGCACATTGCTTGTACAGTTGGGTAATATTGCGCAACGTACAGGAACGGCCCTTGATATCGATCCCAAAAACGGTCATATTTTAAACAATAGCGCAGCAATGCAATACTGGAGAAGAACTTACCAAAAAGGTTGGGAACCAACAATCTGA
- a CDS encoding sugar MFS transporter: MEKGNITSVSVSSLSKRDTLISIFIIGLLFFIFGFVSWVNAILIPYFKIACELNNFQSYLVAFAFYISYFVMSVPSSYLLKSVGFKKGMMIGFWTMALGAFIFVPAALARTYEVFLLGLFTLGSGLAILQTAANPYITVLGPKESAAQRISIMGICNKGAGILAPLLFAAVILKATDADLFKELPTMDAAARSAALDELIRRVILPYSCVGIVLLCLGLFVRFSPLPEINTEQESQDVALANSGKTSIFQFPHLVLGALGIFLHVGTQVIAIDTIIGYAGSMNIQLLEAKVFPSYTLFVTICGYLLGIIAIPRFISQANALRICTLLGAIFTLLIIYAEGNIAFLGHQADISIWFVVLLGFANSLVWAGIWPLALDGLGRFTKLGASLMIMGLCGNAIMPLLYGYFADLFDLRTAYWVLFPCYLYLIFYALYGHKLRSWSAIKS; encoded by the coding sequence ATGGAAAAAGGAAACATTACTTCAGTTAGTGTAAGTTCGTTGAGCAAACGCGATACACTCATTTCAATTTTTATCATCGGGCTGCTGTTCTTTATTTTTGGCTTTGTGAGCTGGGTAAATGCCATTCTGATCCCTTACTTTAAGATTGCATGTGAACTCAATAATTTTCAGTCCTACCTGGTTGCATTCGCTTTTTATATCTCTTATTTTGTGATGTCTGTACCTTCATCTTACCTTTTAAAATCTGTTGGATTTAAGAAAGGGATGATGATAGGCTTCTGGACCATGGCCCTGGGTGCATTTATTTTTGTCCCGGCTGCACTTGCCAGAACCTATGAGGTATTTCTACTGGGCCTGTTTACGCTTGGTTCTGGTTTGGCAATATTGCAGACAGCGGCCAATCCATACATTACCGTACTGGGCCCGAAAGAAAGTGCAGCTCAACGCATCAGTATTATGGGGATCTGTAACAAAGGGGCTGGTATACTTGCGCCGTTGCTGTTCGCCGCCGTAATATTGAAGGCTACAGATGCTGATTTATTTAAAGAGTTGCCCACAATGGATGCTGCGGCCAGGAGTGCGGCGCTTGATGAGTTGATCCGAAGGGTGATACTTCCTTATTCCTGTGTCGGTATTGTTCTTTTATGTCTGGGTTTATTTGTGCGTTTTTCTCCTTTACCGGAAATCAATACCGAACAGGAAAGCCAAGATGTGGCACTTGCCAATTCCGGTAAGACCAGCATCTTTCAGTTCCCGCACCTGGTGCTTGGGGCTTTAGGTATATTTTTGCACGTAGGTACCCAGGTAATTGCCATTGACACCATTATAGGCTACGCCGGATCTATGAATATTCAACTGCTTGAGGCCAAAGTTTTTCCATCCTATACTTTGTTTGTGACCATTTGCGGTTATCTGCTGGGCATTATTGCCATACCCCGGTTCATTAGTCAGGCCAATGCTTTAAGAATATGTACCTTACTCGGTGCAATTTTTACATTGCTTATCATTTACGCAGAAGGAAACATTGCCTTTTTAGGCCACCAGGCCGATATTTCTATCTGGTTTGTGGTATTGCTGGGTTTTGCAAATTCGCTGGTATGGGCAGGTATATGGCCGCTTGCGCTCGATGGCCTGGGCCGATTTACCAAATTGGGTGCTTCTCTGATGATTATGGGACTATGTGGAAACGCAATTATGCCACTTCTTTATGGCTATTTTGCCGATCTGTTTGACCTGAGAACTGCCTATTGGGTCTTATTTCCCTGTTATCTGTATCTTATTTTTTATGCACTTTACGGACATAAGCTCAGAAGCTGGTCTGCTATAAAATCTTAA
- a CDS encoding putative oxidoreductase C-terminal domain-containing protein, with product MLSNCHFKFNNNQGKALFVLCLLFVTGTGCQNDIRESEDASIKLITLDPGHFHAALIQKSMYKEISPIVHVYAPDGPELDAHLKLIEKYNSRAEDPTKWEEIVYKGPDYLQKMLDEKKGNVVILSGNNQKKTEYIQKSVEAGINVLADKPMAINTKGFQQLEKSFEFAQRNKVLLYDIMTERYEITNMLQKELSEQPDVFGLLEKGTQDQPAITKESVHHFFKFVSGSPLIRPQWFFDINQAGNGLVDVTTHLVDMVQWEAFSNELIHYKTDINMLSARRWTTSINPGQFKKSTGKDTYPAYLQKDVKDGVLQVYSNGEMNYTIKGVHAKVSVVWNFEAPEGSGDTHYSVMRGTKANLIIKQGAEQGYKPTLYIEPVKSNDAAYEKALKQGIEKMGKHYPGLTLKPIKKGWEVVIPEKYKVGHESHFAEVAKKYLRFLKEGQLPDWEKEALLSKYYTTTKALELALKN from the coding sequence ATGCTTTCTAATTGCCACTTTAAATTTAACAATAATCAAGGTAAAGCACTTTTTGTACTTTGCCTCCTTTTCGTGACAGGAACAGGCTGCCAAAATGATATAAGGGAGTCGGAAGACGCCTCCATAAAATTGATTACACTAGACCCCGGGCATTTCCATGCCGCTCTGATACAGAAATCTATGTATAAAGAGATCAGCCCGATTGTACATGTCTATGCACCTGATGGACCTGAGCTTGATGCTCATTTAAAACTCATTGAAAAGTACAACAGCAGGGCTGAAGATCCTACAAAATGGGAGGAAATAGTGTATAAGGGGCCAGATTACCTGCAAAAAATGCTCGACGAAAAAAAGGGAAATGTAGTGATCCTGTCTGGCAACAACCAGAAAAAAACAGAATATATACAAAAGTCTGTTGAAGCAGGAATTAATGTTCTGGCAGATAAACCTATGGCCATCAATACCAAAGGATTTCAGCAACTGGAAAAATCATTTGAATTTGCCCAAAGGAATAAAGTATTATTATATGATATCATGACAGAGCGTTATGAAATTACAAATATGCTTCAAAAAGAGCTCTCGGAGCAGCCGGATGTTTTTGGATTACTGGAAAAAGGTACCCAAGATCAGCCTGCGATAACAAAAGAAAGTGTGCACCACTTTTTTAAATTCGTTTCTGGTTCACCTTTAATTCGTCCCCAGTGGTTTTTCGATATCAATCAGGCAGGAAACGGATTGGTTGATGTGACTACCCACCTGGTAGATATGGTACAGTGGGAAGCCTTTTCAAATGAGCTTATACACTACAAAACTGATATAAACATGCTTTCTGCAAGGCGTTGGACAACTTCAATTAACCCCGGACAATTTAAAAAGAGTACAGGTAAAGATACCTATCCTGCTTACCTTCAGAAAGATGTTAAGGACGGAGTATTGCAGGTTTACTCTAATGGAGAAATGAATTATACCATTAAGGGAGTGCATGCAAAGGTTTCAGTAGTCTGGAATTTTGAAGCGCCTGAAGGTTCGGGAGATACGCATTATTCGGTGATGCGCGGAACAAAGGCCAACCTGATCATTAAACAGGGGGCTGAACAGGGGTATAAACCTACACTCTATATTGAACCCGTAAAATCAAATGATGCAGCATACGAAAAAGCCTTAAAACAAGGCATTGAGAAGATGGGAAAGCACTACCCGGGACTTACTTTAAAGCCAATCAAAAAAGGCTGGGAAGTTGTTATTCCGGAAAAATACAAGGTAGGGCATGAGAGCCATTTTGCAGAAGTAGCTAAGAAATATCTGCGTTTTCTCAAAGAAGGGCAGCTTCCGGATTGGGAAAAAGAAGCACTTTTGAGTAAATACTATACCACAACAAAAGCACTTGAACTTGCTTTGAAAAACTAA
- the nagA gene encoding N-acetylglucosamine-6-phosphate deacetylase yields the protein MSERKLKIFNGNIITPYRIVKNGTLVVCNGIISDVIEGDIEVPGAIQIDAKGKYIAPGFIDMHVHGGGGFDFMDGDVNSFLKVAETHVKYGTTAMCPTTLTSELADLLETLDHYETAKAINKTGAQFLGMHLEGPYFSKNQSGAQDPRFMRNPEPREYEKVLFHAHSIRRWSAAPELKGALEFGRHLKALGILPAIAHTDAIYEEVLEAFENGYTLATHFYSAMSGVSRRNAFRYAGAIEAGYLIDEMDVEIIADGIHLPAPLLKLVYKIKGASRTALITDAMRATGMPPGKSILGNRKDGLEVLIEDGVAKLMDRSAFAGSVATADRLIRTMVNEAGVPLQEAIRMMTATPARILDVADKKGTILKGKDADLVLFDEQINIANTIINGEIIYSREAILQHNPILVKE from the coding sequence ATGAGTGAGAGGAAACTAAAAATATTTAACGGCAACATTATAACCCCATACCGTATTGTAAAAAATGGAACGCTCGTTGTCTGCAATGGCATAATCAGTGATGTTATTGAAGGAGATATCGAAGTACCAGGGGCGATTCAGATCGATGCTAAAGGCAAGTATATTGCACCCGGATTTATAGACATGCATGTTCATGGCGGTGGTGGTTTTGATTTTATGGATGGTGATGTAAATTCCTTCCTTAAAGTTGCTGAAACACATGTCAAATATGGTACTACGGCCATGTGTCCGACTACATTAACCAGTGAGCTGGCCGATTTACTGGAAACCCTAGACCACTACGAAACTGCCAAAGCAATAAATAAAACAGGGGCACAATTTCTGGGTATGCACCTGGAAGGGCCATATTTTTCTAAAAACCAGAGCGGGGCACAAGACCCGCGCTTTATGCGTAACCCAGAGCCCAGGGAATATGAAAAGGTTTTGTTCCATGCGCATTCCATCAGAAGATGGAGTGCAGCTCCGGAGCTTAAAGGTGCACTTGAATTTGGCCGGCACCTGAAGGCCCTGGGCATTCTTCCTGCTATTGCCCATACCGACGCTATTTATGAAGAAGTGCTGGAAGCTTTTGAAAATGGTTACACGCTTGCCACCCATTTTTATTCGGCTATGTCGGGTGTAAGCAGAAGAAATGCTTTCAGGTATGCCGGGGCTATTGAGGCGGGGTACCTGATTGATGAAATGGATGTAGAGATTATAGCTGATGGCATACACCTTCCAGCACCTTTGTTAAAGCTTGTGTATAAGATAAAAGGAGCTTCCCGAACGGCTCTCATTACTGATGCCATGAGGGCTACGGGGATGCCACCAGGTAAAAGCATTTTAGGCAACAGAAAGGACGGACTGGAAGTTTTAATTGAAGATGGAGTGGCTAAGCTGATGGACCGCAGTGCTTTTGCGGGTAGTGTAGCTACTGCCGACAGGCTGATCAGAACCATGGTCAATGAGGCTGGTGTTCCTTTACAGGAAGCGATACGGATGATGACAGCTACCCCAGCCAGAATTTTGGACGTGGCTGATAAAAAAGGTACGATCCTCAAAGGAAAAGATGCAGATCTGGTGCTCTTCGATGAGCAAATAAACATAGCCAACACCATCATAAACGGAGAAATTATTTACAGCCGGGAAGCAATATTGCAGCACAATCCCATCCTGGTAAAAGAATAG
- a CDS encoding glucosamine-6-phosphate deaminase, whose amino-acid sequence MVREFTTDKLKVQVLEDRNLLGTRAAEAVYQQIKALLATEPYLNIIFAAAPSQHEFLSALIEKDIDWSRINAFHMDEYIGLTEDAPQGFGNFLKARIFEHANFHSVNYIRGNSADVAAECERYEKLLLQFPPHLVCMGIGENTHIAFNDPHVADFNDIRLVKVVDLDQECRQQQVNDGCFAKIDLVPEYALTLTIPALFSGKYIFCMVPGEKKAKAVHHTLSQEITAQYPSTILRKHENAVMFTDKQSSVFV is encoded by the coding sequence ATGGTCAGAGAATTTACAACAGACAAACTTAAAGTACAGGTACTGGAAGATAGAAATTTGCTTGGTACACGAGCCGCAGAAGCTGTTTATCAGCAAATCAAAGCATTACTGGCCACAGAACCTTACCTCAATATCATTTTTGCTGCGGCCCCCTCTCAGCATGAATTTTTGTCAGCATTAATTGAAAAAGACATAGACTGGTCACGCATCAATGCCTTTCATATGGACGAATATATTGGCCTGACCGAAGATGCCCCCCAGGGTTTTGGTAACTTTTTGAAGGCAAGGATTTTTGAACATGCGAATTTTCACAGTGTAAACTACATCAGGGGAAATTCAGCAGATGTGGCAGCAGAGTGTGAACGCTACGAAAAACTGCTGCTACAATTTCCGCCTCACCTGGTTTGCATGGGAATTGGAGAAAATACCCACATTGCTTTTAATGATCCGCATGTAGCCGATTTTAACGATATAAGACTTGTGAAGGTAGTTGATCTTGATCAGGAATGCAGGCAGCAACAGGTAAATGATGGCTGTTTCGCCAAAATAGATCTGGTGCCTGAATATGCCCTTACCTTAACTATTCCAGCATTATTTTCTGGTAAATATATATTCTGTATGGTTCCCGGCGAAAAAAAAGCAAAGGCGGTCCACCACACTTTAAGTCAGGAAATCACCGCGCAATATCCCTCAACCATATTGAGGAAGCATGAAAATGCGGTTATGTTTACCGATAAGCAAAGCAGCGTTTTTGTTTAA
- a CDS encoding LacI family DNA-binding transcriptional regulator has translation MKKTEEKALVGVREIARKANVSIATVDRVLHNRTGVSAKTKEKIDAIIEELNYKPNILARRLASKQILRFAVLIPSVSKETDYWSAPLSGVLQAESEISSYGIQVETFFFDQNDKKSFVKQSEAVLRGNFNGVLLAPMFIEESSKFVDECALLNIPCVFINSDIPDKNSLCYIGPSLYHSGYLAAHISGYLLKENDKVLIVNISKEIDNHHHLLRKEEGFRKYFEDNHKVNEILKVDIRDTAYDSVKKSLSAVLKNNTINLIFVTNSRVSSVAHYLEEENIEDVKLIGFDFLTENIAYLKKQTIDFLICQKPIEQGYRGIMALYTHFVHASPIDKVYHMPIDIITKENHQFYRN, from the coding sequence ATGAAAAAAACTGAAGAGAAAGCACTTGTTGGTGTACGTGAGATCGCAAGAAAAGCAAATGTTTCTATAGCAACTGTCGACAGGGTTTTGCATAACAGAACAGGCGTATCAGCCAAAACAAAAGAGAAGATTGATGCCATTATAGAAGAATTAAACTATAAGCCCAATATTTTAGCAAGGCGCCTGGCATCTAAACAAATTCTGAGGTTTGCGGTGTTAATCCCTTCAGTATCTAAAGAAACAGATTATTGGAGTGCTCCTTTGAGTGGTGTTTTGCAGGCTGAGTCGGAAATCTCGTCTTACGGCATTCAGGTAGAAACCTTTTTTTTTGATCAGAACGATAAAAAATCGTTTGTAAAACAATCAGAAGCCGTGCTCAGGGGCAATTTTAACGGTGTGCTTTTGGCCCCGATGTTTATAGAAGAATCGAGCAAATTTGTAGATGAATGTGCGCTACTTAACATACCTTGTGTATTCATTAATTCGGATATTCCGGACAAAAACAGTTTGTGCTACATTGGTCCTAGTCTGTATCATAGCGGTTATCTTGCGGCACATATCTCCGGTTATTTATTAAAAGAAAACGATAAGGTCCTTATTGTAAATATCTCTAAGGAAATAGATAATCACCACCACTTGCTTCGAAAAGAAGAAGGCTTCCGGAAGTATTTTGAAGATAACCATAAAGTAAATGAAATCCTCAAAGTCGATATCCGTGATACTGCATATGATTCTGTTAAAAAAAGTCTTTCAGCAGTGTTAAAAAACAATACCATAAATCTCATTTTTGTAACCAATTCCCGGGTGTCTTCTGTGGCGCATTATCTGGAAGAAGAGAATATTGAAGATGTTAAATTGATTGGTTTTGATTTTCTGACTGAAAATATAGCCTATCTGAAAAAACAAACCATAGATTTTTTAATTTGCCAGAAACCAATAGAACAGGGATATAGGGGCATTATGGCGCTTTATACCCATTTTGTACATGCCAGTCCGATAGACAAGGTATATCATATGCCTATCGATATCATTACAAAAGAAAACCACCAGTTTTACAGAAACTAA